One region of Microbacterium rhizosphaerae genomic DNA includes:
- a CDS encoding HNH endonuclease: protein MTSRPTAAIAQALAVLEAAWAAALPASGCGDLQQDVHAMTDAGLLAVNEALAVVRRQADALHVRVAAGIADRSRPELGADGLSRKTGHRTAVKLISATTGGHAGDAARLIQVGQATEERSTFSGHRAPCKHPHVQRALQAGTISIAAAAAITAMLDKLPPRVTRENVDAAEATLVERAPLLALSELNLLLRRAEAHLDPDGLEPRLDDLRAARGLRITQKTNGAIHLDGDFDPETGAPIVAALEGIVTNILRTSRGHNHPVAGAPGADGRDDRHEIAAGESAGDSTGGGSAGAGCSGATSDASAVGPVMEETRTLPQLRADALADLCRHALGCDEPTLPLETTTVIVRVPLEALTTGAGVAQIDGIAQPIDAGAARRLAAKAEIIPVVLGSDSEVLDLGRASRAFTRAQRRALEERDGGCASCGLPGAYAEAHHLTWWSRGGTSDLDNGILLCTTCHHRVHNDGWEIRIDPPPGARGDRPNRRRTGGTVWFIPPAHIDPARTPRLGGRARFDWRLAA, encoded by the coding sequence ATGACCTCCCGTCCGACCGCAGCCATCGCGCAGGCTTTGGCCGTGCTCGAGGCGGCGTGGGCGGCGGCCCTGCCGGCATCCGGGTGCGGCGACCTGCAGCAGGACGTCCATGCGATGACGGATGCCGGCCTCCTTGCCGTGAACGAGGCGCTCGCTGTCGTGCGACGCCAAGCGGACGCGCTGCACGTCAGGGTCGCCGCAGGTATCGCCGACCGGTCCCGGCCGGAGCTCGGAGCCGACGGACTGTCACGCAAGACCGGGCACCGCACCGCAGTCAAGCTCATCTCGGCGACGACGGGTGGGCATGCGGGGGACGCGGCGCGGCTCATCCAGGTCGGGCAGGCGACCGAGGAGCGATCGACGTTCTCCGGCCACCGCGCCCCGTGCAAGCACCCCCACGTTCAGCGCGCACTGCAGGCGGGCACGATCAGCATTGCGGCAGCGGCCGCGATCACGGCAATGCTCGACAAGCTCCCGCCACGCGTAACGCGTGAGAATGTGGATGCCGCCGAGGCGACGCTGGTCGAGCGGGCGCCGCTGCTGGCACTCAGCGAACTGAACCTGTTGTTGCGACGCGCCGAAGCGCACCTCGACCCCGACGGCCTCGAACCGCGTCTCGACGATCTACGCGCCGCACGCGGCCTGCGGATCACGCAGAAGACCAACGGTGCGATCCACCTGGATGGTGACTTCGACCCCGAGACCGGCGCACCGATCGTCGCCGCGCTCGAAGGAATCGTCACGAACATCCTGCGCACCAGCCGTGGTCACAACCACCCCGTAGCCGGTGCCCCTGGCGCGGACGGTCGCGACGACCGTCACGAGATAGCTGCGGGCGAGAGTGCGGGTGACAGCACCGGAGGGGGCTCGGCCGGCGCGGGATGCAGCGGCGCCACCAGCGACGCGTCCGCCGTCGGCCCGGTGATGGAGGAGACGCGCACGCTGCCGCAGCTGCGCGCCGATGCGCTCGCCGACCTCTGCCGGCACGCCCTGGGCTGCGATGAGCCGACCCTGCCGTTGGAGACGACCACGGTGATCGTGCGGGTGCCGTTGGAAGCCTTGACCACCGGGGCAGGGGTGGCGCAGATCGACGGGATCGCCCAGCCGATCGACGCGGGCGCCGCCCGCCGGCTGGCGGCGAAGGCCGAGATCATCCCGGTGGTGCTCGGGTCCGACAGCGAGGTGCTCGACCTCGGCCGCGCTTCGCGCGCCTTCACCCGGGCTCAGCGCCGGGCGCTCGAAGAACGCGACGGTGGATGCGCCTCGTGCGGACTCCCGGGCGCGTACGCCGAAGCGCACCACCTCACGTGGTGGTCGCGAGGCGGCACCAGCGACCTCGACAACGGAATCCTGCTCTGCACCACCTGTCATCACCGTGTGCACAACGACGGGTGGGAGATCCGGATCGACCCACCACCCGGCGCCCGAGGTGATCGCCCGAATCGACGCCGCACGGGAGGAACCGTCTGGTTCATCCCGCCTGCCCACATCGACCCCGCCCGCACGCCCCGCCTCGGCGGCCGTGCCCGATTCGACTGGCGCCTCGCCGCGTGA
- a CDS encoding type IV pilin protein — translation MRRHARANAMFITSWGVKRMLTVRNYIEAAKRRKYEETGEEGFTLIELIIVVVVLGILAAIAIPIFLNIQDQAKQSAADTAAANAATQWATATAQGSTPTFTNFTNEGWVMNTSGTTLDNFCVTASKDGKTGKSGPGC, via the coding sequence ATGCGTCGCCACGCCCGCGCGAACGCCATGTTCATCACGTCCTGGGGAGTCAAGCGAATGCTTACCGTCCGCAACTACATCGAAGCCGCCAAGCGGCGCAAGTACGAAGAGACCGGCGAAGAGGGCTTCACCCTCATCGAGCTCATTATCGTCGTGGTCGTTCTCGGTATCCTTGCCGCGATCGCTATCCCGATCTTCCTGAACATCCAGGACCAGGCCAAGCAGAGCGCCGCTGACACCGCTGCGGCCAACGCGGCCACCCAGTGGGCTACGGCAACCGCTCAGGGTAGCACTCCGACGTTCACCAACTTCACCAACGAAGGATGGGTTATGAACACCAGCGGTACGACGCTCGACAACTTCTGTGTCACCGCCTCGAAGGACGGCAAGACCGGCAAGTCGGGCCCGGGCTGCTAG
- the pilM gene encoding type IV pilus biogenesis protein PilM, translating to MAKTAVGIEITEESVRAVEVAGGRKPQIVAYGEVPLPPDAARDSEVVDQGAVAVAIRQLWSGAGIKSRDVTLGVASRRILVREYSTQAMRPDLLKQALPYQVQDLLPVPVSQAVLDFYPLGQDGDQVHGLLVAAVSETIEQIITTLGRTKLRVVGVDLTAFGLARASAVIANPGATIAMVYIGDHTTQVVVARGGVPQFVRLIPVDVPTAAVLRTSGGAVSTPAAQVAAPAPAQTSAADLEALFAMAPATPPSEKGSAGSNTGLPADATAAAPLSTSGILPRTRGQARGSGPDPSINDVVARVRSTLAFYAGREGALPLAGVIVSGAGAAVPGMAGALAAAIDIPVHAIGVDAVAQVRGAAPAGELSLNLVSTVGIALGEDR from the coding sequence ATGGCGAAGACCGCTGTGGGCATAGAGATCACCGAGGAGAGCGTGCGCGCCGTCGAGGTCGCCGGCGGACGCAAGCCGCAGATCGTGGCATACGGCGAGGTACCTCTGCCGCCCGACGCCGCGCGCGACTCCGAGGTCGTCGACCAGGGCGCGGTGGCGGTCGCCATCCGGCAGCTGTGGTCGGGCGCGGGGATCAAGAGCCGCGACGTGACCCTGGGCGTGGCGAGCCGGCGCATCCTCGTGCGCGAATACTCCACCCAGGCGATGCGTCCTGATCTGCTGAAGCAGGCGCTGCCCTACCAGGTGCAGGACCTGTTGCCCGTGCCGGTGAGCCAAGCCGTGCTCGACTTCTATCCGCTGGGGCAAGACGGCGACCAGGTGCACGGCCTGCTGGTTGCCGCGGTCTCCGAGACGATCGAGCAGATCATCACCACCCTCGGTCGCACGAAGCTGCGCGTCGTGGGCGTCGATCTGACGGCCTTCGGACTGGCTCGCGCGTCGGCGGTGATCGCCAACCCCGGAGCGACGATTGCCATGGTCTACATCGGCGACCACACGACCCAGGTCGTGGTGGCCCGCGGAGGGGTGCCGCAGTTCGTCCGCCTCATCCCGGTCGATGTGCCGACGGCGGCCGTCCTTCGGACATCCGGCGGAGCGGTCAGCACTCCGGCCGCGCAGGTCGCTGCCCCGGCGCCCGCGCAGACCAGCGCCGCCGACCTCGAAGCCCTGTTTGCCATGGCGCCTGCCACACCGCCTTCGGAAAAGGGATCTGCAGGGTCGAATACGGGACTGCCGGCGGACGCGACGGCTGCCGCGCCGCTCTCGACCAGCGGCATCCTTCCCCGCACGAGAGGACAAGCACGGGGATCTGGACCGGACCCGTCGATCAACGACGTCGTGGCGCGCGTGCGCTCCACCCTGGCGTTCTACGCCGGTCGCGAGGGCGCGCTTCCTCTCGCCGGCGTGATCGTAAGCGGGGCAGGCGCGGCCGTTCCCGGCATGGCCGGCGCTCTCGCTGCGGCCATCGATATCCCGGTCCACGCGATCGGGGTGGATGCTGTGGCTCAGGTGCGGGGAGCAGCCCCGGCCGGTGAGCTCTCGCTGAACCTCGTCTCCACCGTCGGCATCGCACTCGGAGAGGACCGCTGA
- a CDS encoding type II secretion system F family protein has product MAVVQEFTYRAIDQSSGTTVKGTLEAPTEASVVTKLKAQGLTPLDVTLLSKTGLRRDLNMPSLSGTVGAKSLAVFARQMAALINAGLPLMRTLTILTEQTRDKRLQQALVTVAADVEGGSSFSAALALHPKVFPPLMVSIVRVGETGGFLGPALTSIAENYQKEAELHNKVRSAVTYPIIVLSIAIIGVLVMVTWVVPVFEKMFKGLGSSLPLPTQILVTISHNMFWILPLLIVASLLLWIWYMRNRHTDAFRKRWDPIKLRLPVFGQLTTKMAVARFTRNLAMMLSAGVPIIQALSIVGQASNNWKIEEAVRDIQDSIRAGKSFSGPLANAAVFPAMVPQMVAVGEESGTLSEMLASIADFYEDEVETATEQLSSAIEPILIVLLGVVIGSMVISLYLPIFTLYGDLAKQH; this is encoded by the coding sequence ATGGCTGTGGTCCAGGAGTTCACGTATCGCGCGATCGACCAGTCGAGCGGCACGACCGTCAAAGGCACCCTCGAGGCGCCGACCGAGGCATCGGTCGTCACCAAGCTGAAGGCGCAGGGCCTCACCCCGTTGGACGTCACTCTTCTGTCCAAGACGGGGCTGCGTCGAGACCTCAACATGCCGAGTCTTAGTGGCACGGTCGGCGCGAAGTCGTTGGCGGTGTTCGCTCGGCAGATGGCGGCGCTCATCAATGCCGGCCTGCCGCTCATGCGGACGCTTACCATCCTGACCGAGCAGACACGCGATAAGAGGCTTCAACAGGCGCTGGTGACTGTTGCCGCGGACGTCGAAGGAGGGTCATCGTTTTCGGCGGCGCTCGCGCTGCACCCGAAGGTCTTCCCACCCCTGATGGTCTCGATCGTGCGGGTCGGGGAGACGGGCGGCTTTCTCGGGCCTGCGCTCACCTCCATCGCGGAGAACTACCAGAAGGAGGCGGAGCTCCATAACAAGGTCCGGTCGGCGGTGACGTATCCGATCATCGTGCTGAGTATCGCGATCATCGGCGTGCTGGTCATGGTCACGTGGGTCGTGCCCGTGTTCGAGAAAATGTTCAAGGGTCTCGGCTCGTCGTTGCCCTTGCCGACCCAGATCCTCGTCACCATCTCTCACAACATGTTCTGGATCTTGCCGCTCCTCATCGTCGCATCGCTCCTCTTGTGGATCTGGTACATGCGCAACCGCCACACGGATGCGTTCCGCAAGCGGTGGGATCCGATCAAGCTGAGGCTGCCGGTCTTCGGGCAGCTGACGACGAAGATGGCCGTCGCACGCTTCACCCGCAACCTCGCGATGATGCTGTCGGCGGGCGTCCCCATCATCCAGGCCCTTTCGATCGTCGGGCAGGCGTCGAACAACTGGAAGATCGAGGAGGCCGTGCGCGACATCCAGGATTCGATTCGCGCCGGCAAGTCGTTCTCCGGGCCGCTGGCGAACGCCGCCGTGTTCCCCGCAATGGTGCCGCAGATGGTCGCGGTCGGGGAGGAATCGGGCACCCTGTCGGAGATGCTCGCCAGCATCGCGGACTTCTACGAGGACGAGGTCGAGACCGCCACCGAGCAGCTTTCGTCCGCCATCGAGCCCATCCTGATCGTGCTCCTCGGCGTCGTCATCGGCTCGATGGTCATCTCGCTGTACCTGCCGATCTTCACTCTCTACGGCGACCTGGCCAAGCAGCACTGA
- a CDS encoding DUF6541 family protein gives MAALIVIGLPGALIAVALRLRGLWLAAATPLLGFTAIAVASVWSAATGVRWAWWTVLATALVIAGVAFAFMLTIRDTRKSPLVGWRWAPVVAIGSGASLIGYRLIIAIGEPDRFDQAGDNVFHLNAVRWVLDHGDASPLHVMRGLDPLSVVSFYPTTWHATVALACQLSGVAIPVASNALLLLVACLVWPTGAILLARTLFGAATVLVVAAGAICSGFAVYPLILLPYMGTYPLFLSVAMLPASIAALAGCLGLARVSVPSLVALALSILFLPGIVGAHPSAVVMLIVMALPMVYGALWAQRSARRITSSRAILVAILCPAIAFAVILLARTGFAQSTTWKSSTAQAIGEAVLGGFAGQPIPLVLSVLTIVGIIAAIRLSGLSGWVATGIWALTCAVYIAASSNYDFVRLLFTEPWYADAMRIAAFTPVAVIPLAARGAEWLWVWSCRHVDFSTHPARFRIAEVAAALILSCTMVQSWAAQNATRFMQSMFTPTDNQYVSPVGVSADDRTLLARIPSLVPANAVIAGDPWTGASFAFALTGRQVLVPHMLAPITGQTKVFLDGISTSSANGPACRAAKKLGVDWVLELHGGKTLPSRPQYPGLKQLENSPNMELIDRVGDSSLYKIVGCSLG, from the coding sequence GTGGCTGCACTGATCGTGATCGGGTTGCCGGGTGCCCTCATCGCAGTAGCGCTGCGGCTTCGAGGCCTGTGGCTAGCCGCGGCAACACCCCTCCTCGGGTTCACCGCCATAGCGGTCGCATCCGTCTGGAGCGCGGCGACCGGAGTGCGCTGGGCCTGGTGGACGGTTCTCGCCACGGCGCTCGTGATTGCGGGAGTCGCGTTCGCGTTCATGCTTACGATCCGTGACACGAGAAAGTCCCCATTAGTGGGATGGAGGTGGGCCCCGGTAGTCGCTATCGGCTCTGGCGCCTCGCTTATCGGGTATAGGCTCATCATCGCAATTGGAGAGCCGGATAGATTCGATCAAGCAGGAGACAACGTCTTCCACCTCAACGCGGTGAGGTGGGTGCTCGATCATGGAGACGCTTCCCCCCTCCATGTCATGCGGGGGCTCGACCCTCTTTCGGTCGTGAGCTTTTACCCCACGACGTGGCACGCCACAGTCGCGCTAGCTTGCCAACTGTCGGGGGTGGCGATCCCGGTGGCATCGAACGCGTTGCTCCTCCTGGTCGCGTGTCTCGTGTGGCCCACTGGCGCCATCTTATTGGCGCGCACGCTATTCGGCGCGGCGACCGTTCTCGTTGTCGCGGCCGGAGCGATCTGCAGCGGATTCGCCGTATACCCGCTAATCCTCCTTCCCTATATGGGTACCTACCCCTTGTTCCTCTCCGTAGCGATGCTCCCTGCATCCATCGCAGCTCTCGCGGGATGCCTCGGCCTTGCACGCGTTTCGGTTCCTTCGCTAGTCGCTCTGGCGCTGTCGATTCTTTTCCTCCCGGGGATCGTGGGCGCGCACCCATCCGCAGTGGTCATGCTGATTGTGATGGCTCTTCCCATGGTCTACGGCGCGCTCTGGGCGCAGCGTAGCGCGCGGAGAATCACATCCAGTCGCGCGATCCTGGTCGCAATCCTTTGCCCGGCCATTGCCTTCGCCGTGATCCTTCTAGCGAGAACCGGATTTGCGCAGTCGACCACGTGGAAATCATCAACAGCACAAGCGATTGGCGAAGCCGTCCTTGGAGGGTTCGCCGGTCAACCTATCCCGCTCGTTCTGTCCGTATTGACAATCGTCGGAATCATCGCGGCTATTCGACTCAGCGGCTTGTCGGGTTGGGTCGCCACCGGCATCTGGGCGCTTACATGCGCCGTCTACATCGCGGCCTCCAGCAACTATGACTTCGTCCGGCTACTCTTCACAGAGCCCTGGTATGCGGACGCGATGCGTATCGCAGCCTTCACACCCGTTGCCGTTATCCCGCTCGCTGCGCGGGGCGCGGAGTGGCTTTGGGTATGGAGCTGTCGGCACGTGGACTTCTCCACGCACCCCGCACGATTCCGGATCGCAGAGGTCGCAGCTGCGCTGATACTGTCGTGCACAATGGTTCAATCTTGGGCTGCACAGAATGCGACCAGGTTCATGCAGTCGATGTTCACGCCCACCGACAATCAATACGTATCGCCGGTTGGTGTATCGGCCGACGATCGTACCCTGCTCGCCCGAATACCGTCTTTAGTCCCGGCTAATGCGGTGATCGCCGGCGACCCATGGACGGGGGCGAGCTTCGCTTTTGCCCTCACCGGACGCCAGGTACTTGTACCCCACATGCTCGCGCCGATTACGGGCCAGACGAAGGTCTTCCTCGATGGGATCTCAACCTCGAGCGCGAATGGACCCGCCTGCAGGGCCGCAAAGAAGCTCGGCGTCGATTGGGTCCTCGAACTGCATGGTGGAAAGACCCTGCCAAGCCGTCCGCAATACCCAGGTCTGAAGCAGCTCGAAAACTCGCCGAACATGGAGCTGATCGATCGCGTCGGCGACTCTTCGCTTTACAAGATCGTCGGGTGCAGCCTGGGCTGA
- a CDS encoding type IV pilus twitching motility protein PilT has product MIDSELNRLLAAAGRRRASDVHLTADRPPLMRVDGDLMPIPGFEAALTLEWLAQAIFSVMSETQRASLDRHGEVDLAYNAPGLARFRVNAYRQEGSLAAALRFIPERVYTLEELGAPEICRDLALKPRGLVLLTGPTGSGKSTTLTSMVDIINHTRPAHIITIEDPIEFHHESAMSLIHQREIGVDTASFSEALRRVLRQDPDVILIGELRDPESISAALSAAETGHLVLSTLHTQGAAKSINRIVDVFPHDQQAQIRTQLGDTLQGVVSQTLLPLSQSEGRTIATEVLVNTPAVANLIREGHVAQLVTAMQAGSELGMHTLDQDLKRLVQDGEIAVQVARAFAADPKTLDGVHIRPQEVDVEAWAEHGERQVPVWGV; this is encoded by the coding sequence GTGATCGACTCCGAACTCAATCGGCTCCTCGCCGCCGCCGGGCGTCGTCGAGCTTCTGACGTCCACCTGACGGCTGACCGGCCACCCCTTATGCGCGTCGACGGCGACCTCATGCCGATCCCGGGGTTCGAAGCAGCGCTCACTCTGGAGTGGCTGGCACAGGCAATCTTCTCCGTCATGAGCGAAACGCAGCGCGCCTCACTCGATCGTCACGGTGAAGTCGACCTCGCCTACAACGCGCCCGGTCTCGCTCGCTTCCGCGTGAACGCGTATCGGCAAGAGGGCTCGCTCGCGGCTGCCCTGCGATTCATCCCCGAGCGCGTCTACACGCTCGAAGAACTCGGCGCGCCGGAGATCTGCCGAGACCTCGCACTGAAGCCCCGAGGGCTCGTGCTGCTCACCGGCCCGACCGGTTCGGGCAAATCCACGACCCTCACCTCGATGGTCGACATCATCAACCACACGCGGCCGGCGCACATCATCACGATCGAGGACCCGATCGAGTTCCACCACGAGAGTGCGATGTCGCTCATCCACCAGCGAGAGATCGGGGTCGACACGGCATCGTTCTCCGAGGCGTTGCGGCGGGTGCTCCGCCAGGACCCGGATGTGATCCTCATCGGCGAGCTGCGTGATCCCGAGTCGATCTCCGCAGCCCTCTCCGCCGCAGAGACGGGTCACCTCGTGCTGTCGACACTGCACACGCAGGGCGCGGCGAAGTCGATCAACCGTATCGTCGACGTCTTTCCGCATGACCAGCAGGCCCAGATCCGCACGCAGCTCGGCGACACGCTGCAGGGTGTCGTCAGCCAGACCCTGTTGCCGCTCTCACAGAGTGAGGGCCGCACGATCGCCACCGAGGTTCTCGTCAATACGCCGGCCGTCGCGAACCTCATTCGCGAGGGGCACGTCGCCCAACTGGTGACGGCGATGCAGGCCGGGTCGGAACTCGGTATGCATACGCTCGACCAAGATTTGAAACGTCTCGTGCAGGACGGTGAGATCGCGGTGCAGGTGGCCCGTGCCTTCGCCGCCGACCCCAAGACGCTCGACGGTGTGCACATTCGTCCGCAGGAAGTCGACGTGGAAGCGTGGGCCGAGCACGGCGAACGCCAAGTGCCCGTGTGGGGGGTCTGA
- a CDS encoding prepilin peptidase, which translates to MTADSPALTTFVVLFAGLFGLVIGSFLNVVAYRVPAGMSIVPGSRCPNCGAPIKPWQNVPVLSWIALRGKCAECSEAISPRYPIVELVTGVSFALIAWVAIGISTGSITRLGSNVGLTANTASAFGGGADSIAFWLVLVAFLYFSAISIVLTLIDLDTKRLPNAIVLPSYVVAVILFAAAATLTNDWAALVRAGAGMVILYAFYFLLRVIRPGGMGGGDVKLAGVVGIYLGWLGWGALIIGSFAAFVLGGLFGIGLMVFRKAGRKTAIPFGPWMLAGAWVGIFFGQPIANWYVGMLTGT; encoded by the coding sequence GTGACTGCCGATTCCCCTGCTCTGACAACCTTCGTCGTCCTTTTCGCCGGCCTCTTCGGGCTCGTGATCGGTTCGTTCCTCAACGTCGTCGCTTACCGCGTGCCGGCAGGGATGTCCATCGTGCCGGGCAGCAGATGTCCGAACTGCGGTGCACCGATCAAGCCGTGGCAGAACGTCCCTGTTCTCTCGTGGATCGCACTGCGAGGAAAGTGCGCCGAATGCAGCGAGGCGATCTCGCCGCGATATCCGATCGTCGAACTGGTGACCGGCGTCTCTTTCGCACTCATCGCGTGGGTCGCCATCGGGATCTCGACAGGCTCGATCACCAGGCTGGGCTCGAATGTCGGATTGACTGCGAACACAGCCTCGGCGTTTGGCGGCGGAGCCGACAGCATCGCCTTCTGGCTTGTGCTCGTCGCCTTCCTGTATTTCTCGGCGATCTCGATCGTCCTCACCCTGATCGACCTCGACACAAAGCGGTTGCCGAACGCCATCGTCCTGCCTAGCTACGTGGTTGCCGTCATCCTCTTCGCCGCGGCAGCTACCCTGACGAACGACTGGGCAGCGCTCGTCCGCGCGGGGGCGGGGATGGTCATCCTGTACGCCTTCTATTTCCTCCTGCGCGTCATCCGCCCCGGCGGCATGGGCGGGGGAGACGTGAAGCTCGCGGGTGTCGTCGGCATCTATCTGGGATGGCTCGGCTGGGGGGCGCTCATCATCGGATCGTTTGCGGCCTTCGTGCTTGGCGGACTCTTCGGCATCGGGCTCATGGTCTTCCGCAAAGCCGGGCGCAAGACCGCCATCCCGTTCGGGCCGTGGATGCTCGCCGGCGCATGGGTGGGCATTTTCTTCGGGCAGCCGATAGCGAATTGGTACGTCGGGATGCTGACGGGCACATGA
- a CDS encoding type IV pilus modification PilV family protein: MRKPDDEGFGLVEVIIAFFLLAIIAVAILPALVNGIRFSAAQSTVATATRHLNGLVEEARTTPTCATLVSVATPATFTDGRGKTITSSGTVGTCASGSAVSLDLKAAQGGVTLASVNALVYVP; this comes from the coding sequence GTGCGCAAGCCCGATGACGAGGGTTTCGGCCTCGTTGAAGTGATCATCGCGTTCTTCCTGCTCGCGATCATCGCTGTCGCAATCCTTCCCGCCCTTGTCAACGGCATCCGATTCTCCGCCGCGCAGTCGACCGTCGCCACCGCGACGCGACATCTGAACGGGCTCGTCGAGGAGGCACGAACCACGCCCACCTGCGCGACGCTTGTTTCGGTCGCGACGCCGGCCACGTTCACGGACGGCCGAGGCAAGACCATCACGAGTTCTGGCACCGTCGGAACATGTGCGTCCGGCTCCGCAGTTTCACTCGACCTGAAGGCTGCTCAGGGCGGAGTTACGTTGGCTTCCGTAAATGCTCTGGTCTACGTGCCATGA
- a CDS encoding prepilin-type N-terminal cleavage/methylation domain-containing protein: MTNRHHDRADEAGFTLVELVVVIVLVGILGGAVATILVNSWTTQNDVTTTSQATDRGQLIGQSIERAVRNAQAIDVSSDGTMLRVHTTQPGSKACQGFWFTGGAVYMTQRSGALPTTDVTTWPKAWQGQVVQHSGNPFFSTDGVTVTYMFDIDTDSAPVSFAGEAAMRVPTTGVTTPCW, from the coding sequence ATGACCAATCGGCATCATGATCGTGCAGACGAAGCCGGGTTCACCCTGGTTGAACTTGTCGTCGTCATCGTGCTCGTCGGCATCCTTGGGGGTGCCGTTGCAACGATTCTCGTCAACTCATGGACCACGCAAAACGATGTGACGACGACGAGCCAGGCCACTGATAGAGGTCAGTTGATCGGTCAGAGCATCGAACGCGCCGTCAGGAACGCGCAGGCGATCGACGTCTCGAGCGACGGCACCATGCTCCGTGTTCACACCACCCAGCCTGGTTCTAAGGCGTGCCAGGGGTTCTGGTTCACGGGAGGAGCTGTCTACATGACTCAGCGATCTGGCGCGCTTCCGACGACTGACGTGACAACGTGGCCGAAGGCCTGGCAAGGTCAAGTCGTCCAGCATTCCGGAAATCCATTCTTCTCAACCGACGGGGTGACAGTGACGTACATGTTCGATATCGATACGGATTCGGCGCCTGTCTCTTTCGCGGGTGAAGCGGCGATGCGCGTGCCGACGACAGGGGTGACGACACCATGTTGGTGA